In Lysinibacillus sp. FSL M8-0337, the following proteins share a genomic window:
- the ybeY gene encoding rRNA maturation RNase YbeY, protein MILTIDFTDETNEVTAQHMELVEKLLQHAAKVEKIEPETEVSVTFVTNEAIQEINREYRDKDQPTDVISFALEELGEGEMEVTFEGMPRILGDIIISTDRTKEQAEEYGHSFERELGFLAVHGFLHLLGYDHMVPEDEKVMFGKQEEILQTFGLGRD, encoded by the coding sequence ATGATTTTAACGATTGATTTTACAGATGAAACAAATGAAGTGACAGCACAACATATGGAGCTTGTAGAAAAGCTTTTACAACATGCTGCAAAAGTGGAAAAGATAGAACCTGAAACAGAAGTATCAGTAACTTTTGTCACAAATGAGGCTATCCAAGAAATTAACCGAGAATATCGCGATAAAGATCAACCAACAGATGTGATTTCCTTCGCGCTAGAAGAATTAGGCGAGGGAGAAATGGAAGTAACATTTGAAGGCATGCCACGCATTTTAGGTGATATTATAATTTCCACGGATCGCACTAAGGAACAAGCAGAAGAATATGGGCACTCATTTGAACGAGAATTGGGCTTTTTAGCTGTCCATGGCTTCTTGCATTTATTAGGTTATGACCATATGGTACCTGAAGATGAAAAGGTGATGTTCGGCAAACAAGAGGAGATTTTACAAACTTTTGGCTTAGGACGTGACTAA
- the recO gene encoding DNA repair protein RecO translates to MLYKWEGIVLKVRAYGESNKIVTLLTREAGKVATMARGAKKPSSRLSAVTQPFTYGMFMVQHHTGMGTLQQGEHLNSMRHIREDIIATAYASYIMELVERVVEEGKAEPFAFEVLLQALQAIEDGYDPEAITLFVEWKMLPYTGVQPILHACASCGAVDGEFAFSFAQGGFLCHRCYQHDPYIIRLTPTQLKLIRMFYTVPIDQIGKLELKKETKYFIKKIITTIYEEQTGIRFKTKKFIEQLERTPELQLRPSKDKTEMPEDN, encoded by the coding sequence ATGCTTTATAAATGGGAAGGTATTGTGCTAAAGGTGCGTGCTTACGGGGAATCCAATAAAATTGTGACGCTACTAACGCGAGAGGCTGGTAAAGTAGCAACGATGGCGCGAGGGGCCAAAAAGCCTTCAAGCAGATTATCAGCCGTAACACAGCCCTTTACATATGGTATGTTTATGGTGCAGCATCATACAGGTATGGGCACTTTGCAACAGGGAGAGCATCTCAATTCAATGCGTCATATACGTGAGGATATTATAGCGACAGCCTATGCGAGCTATATTATGGAACTAGTGGAACGTGTAGTAGAAGAGGGAAAAGCAGAACCTTTTGCATTTGAAGTACTCTTGCAAGCATTACAAGCAATTGAAGATGGCTATGATCCAGAAGCCATTACCCTTTTTGTAGAGTGGAAAATGCTCCCTTATACAGGTGTGCAACCGATACTACATGCTTGTGCTTCTTGTGGTGCAGTGGATGGGGAATTTGCCTTTTCCTTTGCACAAGGAGGTTTCCTATGCCACCGCTGTTATCAGCATGATCCATATATCATTCGCTTAACACCAACACAGTTAAAGTTAATCCGCATGTTTTATACCGTGCCAATTGATCAGATTGGTAAACTGGAATTGAAAAAAGAAACAAAATATTTCATAAAAAAAATTATTACCACGATTTATGAGGAACAGACGGGGATCCGCTTTAAAACAAAGAAATTTATTGAGCAATTAGAAAGAACACCTGAATTACAGTTAAGACCATCTAAAGATAAAACAGAAATGCCAGAGGACAATTAA
- a CDS encoding S-layer homology domain-containing protein, which translates to MNTHRFYQMVMAATIATSAIVIAPPAYAASSFPDINSSTEDGKAIINLAERGIISGYPDGTFKPANFITRTQAAKILAGILHLDTVHVTNPNFKDITPDNENYGAIAALAEAGIIRGSNGYFNPTKQITRGQLSKMIVKGFDLTITDDIDIPFTDVKAGSEYEPYIQTLFSNNITKGTTPTTFGPQSYVKRSQLASFVVRAENTQNNATISASRFNQDYIFASYGGIEPAEDIFTWDDEEIMTNTITIKPLKEGTGKLVISGFSEETEEFTDFFFLVHVKTVDGKLQTTLEEVNEEDYLEHLPLNLNETDLTFTPTEVSIQTADGQALSSDSYALETKDNGTTLSIFKDGQYLLTFTNGTQQQIMAADVYTYDFVRSIDLYELTDELTFTSDYFTFEPVQVALEDLDDGSDPTYKVPVKAVLNGNKLIVTPLAEGNAMIHVTGKNGETAYLNVEFMKIAGKWATYYDLYDDMEDY; encoded by the coding sequence TTGAATACACATCGTTTTTATCAAATGGTTATGGCCGCAACTATCGCAACGAGCGCCATTGTCATAGCACCCCCAGCATATGCTGCTTCATCATTCCCCGATATAAATTCCTCTACAGAGGATGGGAAGGCAATTATAAACTTAGCAGAGCGTGGAATTATATCTGGCTACCCAGATGGCACGTTCAAGCCCGCAAATTTTATTACCCGTACACAGGCTGCCAAAATTTTAGCAGGCATTTTACATCTTGATACTGTTCATGTAACAAATCCTAACTTTAAGGACATTACTCCTGACAATGAAAACTACGGTGCCATCGCTGCACTAGCAGAAGCAGGAATCATCCGAGGCTCTAATGGGTATTTCAACCCAACGAAACAAATTACACGAGGTCAATTGTCGAAAATGATTGTCAAAGGTTTTGATTTAACAATTACTGATGATATTGATATTCCCTTTACGGATGTAAAAGCTGGCAGTGAATACGAGCCATATATTCAAACATTATTTTCTAATAACATTACAAAAGGCACGACACCGACTACTTTTGGTCCCCAAAGTTATGTAAAACGTTCTCAACTTGCTTCTTTTGTAGTAAGAGCAGAAAACACTCAAAATAATGCTACGATTTCTGCAAGTCGTTTTAATCAAGATTATATTTTCGCTTCTTATGGTGGAATTGAACCCGCAGAGGATATTTTCACATGGGATGATGAAGAGATTATGACAAATACCATTACGATTAAACCTTTAAAAGAAGGTACTGGTAAATTAGTTATTTCTGGTTTTAGCGAAGAGACAGAAGAGTTCACAGATTTCTTTTTCTTAGTTCATGTAAAAACTGTAGACGGCAAGCTACAAACAACGCTTGAAGAGGTAAATGAAGAAGACTATTTAGAACATCTACCGCTCAACTTAAATGAAACAGATTTAACGTTCACACCTACAGAAGTAAGTATACAAACAGCGGATGGACAAGCTTTATCTTCGGATTCCTATGCACTAGAAACAAAAGATAATGGTACAACACTATCCATTTTTAAAGATGGACAATACTTATTAACTTTCACAAATGGTACCCAACAACAAATAATGGCGGCTGATGTATATACGTATGATTTTGTACGTAGTATTGACCTTTACGAACTAACGGACGAACTAACATTTACAAGCGATTATTTTACATTTGAACCAGTGCAAGTTGCATTAGAAGATTTAGATGATGGTTCTGATCCAACTTACAAAGTACCAGTCAAAGCAGTACTTAATGGAAACAAATTGATTGTAACACCGTTAGCAGAGGGCAATGCCATGATACATGTAACTGGAAAAAATGGAGAAACTGCATATTTAAATGTTGAATTTATGAAAATTGCAGGTAAATGGGCAACTTATTACGATTTATACGATGATATGGAAGACTACTAA
- a CDS encoding cytidine deaminase translates to MKIDMHALLEESKKAREKAYVPYSKFKVGAALLTKNGDVIHGCNIENAGYSMTNCAERTAFFKAISEGVYDFEAIAIVADTEGPCAPCGACRQVMVEFCPPTMPVYLTNLKGDVTVTSVGELVPFAFTTEDLENAGK, encoded by the coding sequence ATGAAGATAGATATGCATGCATTACTAGAAGAGTCAAAAAAAGCACGCGAGAAGGCATATGTTCCCTATTCGAAATTTAAAGTAGGAGCTGCGCTTTTGACTAAAAATGGCGATGTCATCCACGGCTGTAACATTGAAAATGCTGGCTATAGTATGACAAATTGTGCGGAGCGTACGGCGTTTTTTAAAGCTATTTCAGAAGGTGTTTATGATTTTGAGGCAATTGCGATTGTAGCGGATACGGAAGGCCCTTGTGCGCCTTGTGGAGCTTGTCGCCAAGTGATGGTGGAGTTTTGCCCACCAACTATGCCTGTCTATTTAACAAATTTAAAAGGTGATGTCACGGTAACGTCAGTTGGCGAATTAGTACCGTTTGCATTTACAACGGAGGATTTAGAGAATGCTGGAAAATAA
- a CDS encoding PhoH family protein — MSEHLTVLQVDNPNEAVMLLGISDANMKLIEEALHVHIITRGEQIQLAGEEEAKEQATYLLHALLKVIRKGINIDQRDVATAIEMTQKGTIEYFAELYDEEIARTTKGKPIRAKTIGQREYIQAIRHKDVVFGIGPAGTGKTYLAVVMATQALKNGHVKRIILTRPAVEAGESLGFLPGDLKEKVDPYLRPLYDALNDIYGSEQTQRLIERGTIEIAPLAYMRGRTLDDAFVILDEAQNTTHMQMKMFLTRLGFGSKMVITGDKTQIDLPKNTESGLIVAERTLKYVKPIHFQILEQGDVVRHPVVAKIIQAYEEQQL; from the coding sequence ATGTCAGAACATTTAACTGTATTACAAGTGGATAATCCAAATGAAGCGGTCATGTTACTAGGTATATCTGATGCGAATATGAAATTGATTGAAGAGGCACTTCACGTTCATATTATTACACGCGGTGAGCAAATTCAGCTTGCGGGTGAAGAAGAAGCAAAAGAACAAGCGACATATCTTTTACATGCATTATTAAAAGTTATTCGCAAAGGCATTAATATCGACCAACGCGATGTAGCAACCGCAATTGAAATGACACAAAAAGGAACAATTGAATATTTTGCAGAACTTTACGATGAAGAAATTGCACGCACGACAAAAGGGAAACCAATTCGTGCTAAGACAATTGGTCAACGAGAATACATACAAGCGATTCGTCACAAAGACGTTGTTTTCGGTATCGGTCCAGCAGGTACCGGAAAAACGTATTTAGCGGTAGTAATGGCTACACAAGCGCTTAAAAATGGGCATGTAAAGCGTATTATTTTAACTCGTCCTGCAGTGGAAGCAGGAGAGTCATTGGGCTTCCTTCCAGGCGATTTAAAGGAAAAGGTAGATCCATATTTACGTCCACTCTACGATGCCTTAAACGATATTTATGGCTCGGAACAAACACAACGCCTTATTGAGCGAGGAACGATTGAAATCGCGCCTTTAGCATATATGCGAGGACGTACGTTAGATGATGCTTTTGTTATTTTAGATGAAGCACAAAATACAACACATATGCAAATGAAGATGTTTTTAACACGTCTTGGCTTTGGCTCGAAAATGGTTATTACTGGCGATAAAACGCAAATTGACCTTCCTAAAAATACAGAGTCAGGATTGATTGTTGCGGAACGCACGTTAAAATATGTCAAACCAATACATTTCCAAATTTTAGAGCAAGGCGACGTTGTCCGCCATCCAGTCGTAGCAAAAATCATCCAAGCTTATGAAGAACAACAACTTTAA
- the era gene encoding GTPase Era — MLENNTGYKSGFISIIGRPNVGKSTFLNRVIGQKIAIMSDKPQTTRNKVQGVLTTDDSQMIFIDTPGIHKPKHKLGDFMLKVSKNTLREVDVIMFMVNAEQKLGKGDEFILEMLEGNPTPVFLVINKIDQVHPDELMGIIDSYKERYDFAEIVPISALQGNNVENLLATLTKYLPEGPQYYPADQVTDHPERFIISELIREKVLHLTREEIPHSIAVVIDKIRRDEENEGKIRVAATIIVERDSQKGIVIGKRGALLKEVGIRARKDIEMLLGSKVYLELWVKVQKDWRNKSTHLRDFGFRDDEY; from the coding sequence ATGCTGGAAAATAACACTGGCTATAAGTCAGGCTTTATCTCAATTATTGGAAGACCAAATGTCGGGAAATCTACATTTTTAAACAGGGTCATCGGTCAAAAAATTGCCATTATGAGTGATAAGCCACAAACAACACGTAATAAAGTACAAGGTGTACTAACAACAGACGACAGCCAAATGATTTTTATTGATACACCAGGAATCCATAAGCCAAAGCATAAGCTAGGCGATTTCATGTTAAAAGTATCTAAAAATACATTGCGTGAAGTGGACGTTATCATGTTTATGGTAAATGCGGAGCAAAAGCTTGGAAAAGGTGACGAGTTTATTTTAGAAATGCTCGAAGGTAATCCAACGCCTGTGTTTCTAGTCATAAATAAAATCGATCAAGTGCACCCAGACGAATTAATGGGTATTATCGACAGTTATAAGGAACGTTATGACTTTGCGGAAATTGTGCCGATTTCAGCACTGCAAGGTAATAATGTTGAAAACTTACTTGCAACACTTACTAAATATTTACCTGAAGGCCCACAATATTATCCTGCCGATCAAGTAACAGACCACCCCGAGCGCTTTATCATTTCCGAGTTGATTCGTGAAAAAGTGTTACATTTAACACGTGAGGAAATTCCGCATTCCATTGCAGTAGTCATTGATAAAATTCGTCGTGATGAAGAAAACGAAGGGAAAATTCGTGTAGCCGCGACAATTATTGTAGAGCGTGATTCTCAAAAAGGCATTGTGATTGGGAAGCGTGGAGCATTACTGAAAGAAGTAGGAATCCGAGCTCGTAAAGATATCGAAATGTTATTGGGTTCTAAAGTATATTTAGAGCTATGGGTAAAAGTGCAAAAGGATTGGCGTAATAAATCGACACATCTTCGTGACTTTGGATTCCGCGATGATGAATATTAA
- a CDS encoding GNAT family N-acetyltransferase, with amino-acid sequence MESIIELNEQNIVQSGCFCLRSNPHATGYINKSNWLFQRFHEGLKYKKIMDNNKQAGFIEYTPIEYSSRVVFGENYVVIHCLWVSMTGKGYASQLIDSCLEDAKNQQKSGVIVITNPNSSWVPSKQIFLKHNFKEVEQAPNGFELLVYKFKNAPNPYFPNDWDKRLASYQELTVFRTPQCPFVDIATDNVVEAAKKLGIHAEIIDVQNREELLRLSPTPYGVYGVIYKGKLLAFHRLTVHSAIKRLKALQK; translated from the coding sequence ATTGAAAGTATCATCGAATTGAATGAACAAAATATTGTTCAAAGTGGCTGCTTTTGTCTACGCAGTAATCCGCATGCCACAGGATATATAAATAAAAGTAACTGGCTTTTTCAAAGGTTTCATGAAGGATTAAAGTATAAAAAAATAATGGACAATAATAAGCAGGCAGGTTTTATTGAGTATACACCAATCGAGTATTCTTCAAGGGTTGTGTTCGGTGAAAACTATGTTGTGATTCATTGTTTATGGGTAAGTATGACTGGAAAGGGCTATGCTTCTCAATTGATTGATAGTTGTTTAGAAGATGCAAAAAATCAACAGAAATCAGGTGTCATTGTCATTACAAACCCAAATAGTTCGTGGGTTCCGAGTAAGCAAATTTTTTTAAAACATAACTTTAAAGAAGTAGAGCAGGCACCAAATGGGTTTGAATTGCTCGTTTATAAGTTCAAAAATGCACCAAACCCATACTTTCCGAACGATTGGGATAAGCGCCTAGCATCTTATCAGGAGCTTACAGTATTCCGAACACCTCAATGTCCCTTTGTAGATATTGCAACGGATAATGTTGTAGAGGCTGCAAAAAAACTAGGCATTCATGCTGAAATCATTGATGTGCAAAATAGAGAAGAATTGTTAAGACTTTCTCCTACCCCTTATGGTGTCTATGGGGTCATCTATAAAGGGAAATTACTAGCTTTTCATAGACTTACTGTACATTCGGCGATAAAGCGTTTAAAAGCGTTACAAAAGTAA
- a CDS encoding HD family phosphohydrolase, whose translation MEKQLQKITELIGFRYFLIVVLILTGALQFTFMYGNVKGVTYDFKPLQLASETVRSTKTIEDTVKTQQEREKAANAVTPVYQFSEDVAKQRVAIVTSLFDYVLEVKKDVESSKDPVATVDQVAKLRKKLESIDVDQMPVVFTDAQLEGLLQQSEADLKRTSIQLSKLVQEYLEKSIRKENVLAAQNDFETKIRGQRGYPDRILSTVVSIGRASIIENETINEEQTKVRIEQAKEAVEPTRILQGQIIVQEGQIIDNEAYRQLELLGMVSNKASLKPIAGLIILTFIQMIFMYILFDRWEIEEQKKRNALLVTVIVYSFSILLMKFISLVADGFDVTIAFLFPTALATMLVRLLADDRAAVLITVMTAASAGVIFQEGYSSVMQMEITLYIIFGGFASLFFMRSVEKRSHIMQAVAVISVVNMGFIAFYLLMTQSSYGLSELLFYFIAAILSALLSGALTMGLLPFFESAFSLLSTLRLIELSNPNHPLLKKLLMETPGTYHHSVMVANLAEAACEAIGADGLLARVGCYYHDIGKTKRPAFFIENQMSGMNPHDSMPPETSAEIIIAHTTDGADMLRRYKMPQEIIDIALQHHGTSLLKFFLYKAKEEGKVIDEAKFRYPGPKPQTKEAAVISVADSVEAAVRSMKEPNAEKIHKLVRAIIDDRVQDHQFDECDISIKELKCIEQVLCETLNGIFHSRIEYPKADK comes from the coding sequence ATGGAGAAACAACTTCAGAAAATTACGGAGCTTATTGGATTCCGCTACTTTTTGATTGTCGTTCTCATCCTTACAGGAGCATTACAATTTACATTTATGTATGGCAATGTAAAGGGTGTTACATATGATTTTAAACCGTTGCAACTTGCGTCAGAAACAGTAAGATCAACGAAAACCATCGAAGATACCGTGAAGACACAGCAGGAACGAGAAAAGGCTGCTAACGCAGTTACGCCCGTCTATCAATTTTCTGAAGACGTCGCTAAGCAACGTGTAGCAATCGTGACGTCTTTATTTGATTATGTTCTCGAAGTGAAAAAGGATGTCGAAAGTAGTAAGGACCCTGTTGCAACTGTCGACCAAGTGGCAAAGCTCCGGAAAAAATTAGAATCCATTGATGTGGATCAAATGCCTGTCGTCTTTACCGATGCACAGTTAGAAGGCTTATTACAACAAAGTGAAGCAGATTTAAAGCGAACAAGCATACAACTATCAAAACTTGTACAGGAATACCTAGAAAAATCAATTCGAAAAGAAAATGTGTTAGCTGCTCAAAATGATTTTGAAACCAAAATACGTGGACAGCGTGGCTATCCTGATAGGATTTTAAGTACCGTCGTATCAATTGGACGTGCTAGTATTATCGAAAACGAAACCATTAATGAGGAACAAACGAAAGTTAGAATAGAACAAGCAAAGGAAGCCGTTGAACCAACACGTATTCTACAAGGTCAAATCATCGTACAAGAAGGTCAGATTATTGATAATGAGGCTTATCGCCAGTTAGAGCTACTTGGTATGGTGAGTAATAAAGCATCGCTGAAACCGATTGCAGGGCTAATTATTTTAACGTTCATTCAAATGATATTTATGTATATTTTATTTGATCGTTGGGAAATAGAAGAACAGAAAAAGCGCAATGCATTGCTCGTAACAGTTATTGTGTATAGTTTTTCTATCTTGTTAATGAAGTTTATAAGCTTAGTGGCGGATGGGTTTGATGTGACAATTGCCTTTTTATTCCCAACAGCTTTAGCTACAATGCTTGTACGTCTGCTCGCTGATGATCGAGCTGCAGTCCTTATTACCGTCATGACAGCTGCTTCAGCAGGGGTTATTTTCCAAGAAGGATATTCCTCTGTAATGCAGATGGAAATTACTTTGTATATCATATTTGGTGGCTTTGCGAGTTTATTCTTTATGCGTAGTGTAGAAAAGCGCTCGCATATTATGCAGGCGGTTGCCGTAATTTCCGTTGTAAATATGGGCTTTATCGCATTTTATTTATTGATGACACAATCATCTTATGGATTATCTGAGCTATTGTTTTACTTTATAGCCGCGATATTATCAGCTCTACTATCTGGTGCGCTAACAATGGGACTATTGCCATTTTTTGAGTCAGCATTTAGTTTGCTCTCCACATTACGTCTCATTGAGCTTTCCAATCCAAATCATCCATTGCTGAAAAAGCTACTAATGGAGACACCGGGAACATATCATCATAGTGTAATGGTAGCGAATTTAGCTGAAGCAGCATGCGAAGCGATAGGTGCGGACGGATTGCTGGCTCGTGTAGGTTGTTATTATCATGATATTGGCAAAACGAAACGACCAGCTTTCTTCATTGAAAATCAAATGTCAGGTATGAATCCGCATGATTCCATGCCTCCAGAAACAAGTGCTGAAATAATTATTGCGCATACAACTGATGGCGCAGATATGCTAAGACGTTATAAAATGCCACAAGAAATTATTGATATTGCGCTACAACATCATGGTACAAGTCTACTTAAATTTTTCCTTTACAAAGCGAAGGAAGAAGGAAAAGTAATAGATGAGGCAAAATTCCGTTACCCAGGACCAAAACCTCAAACGAAGGAAGCCGCTGTAATAAGCGTTGCTGATAGTGTGGAAGCGGCGGTTCGTTCGATGAAAGAGCCAAATGCTGAGAAAATTCATAAACTCGTTCGAGCAATTATTGATGACCGTGTACAAGATCATCAGTTTGATGAATGCGATATTTCAATAAAAGAGTTAAAATGTATAGAGCAAGTACTTTGTGAGACGTTGAATGGGATTTTCCATTCCCGTATTGAATATCCAAAGGCAGATAAGTAG
- a CDS encoding HD domain-containing phosphohydrolase: MLKKVILCIDEVEAGDILAEDIFSEYRLLAKKDLVLTERIIALLKLRKVEELSVYLSSDSVRIVHDLSIQRAMEYEDIFAPLLEKNEEIDEYQVAVSNLFMSTLENVVHELRYGQILKSIQDTAYVRGIFERILAEKHRYDLLMRLKEWDEYSFVHSFDVFVLGTIFARQLGLTDIEMLARGYLFHDIGKVFIPQEILSVKRKLSEDEFDIVKTHTTKGYELLIENGEADIAYLARDHHERFAGKGYPNQLCADEMSEGVQLLQIIDVYSAMTSKRVYHSGYGATDALAVLYRDRHLYNEKFMNKFVECLGIYPVNSVVLLSDNRSAQVELVYDMFPTLPKVKLLDEQTSMNLPLNYSVKIVKMIDYRANSFEEIFNLFIEQLIRNDEVSLRVHFSKLIDHLHPKEIVLKIFLPAFRILRLLTREIQTDMKKYKNSILILNKLLEEQLNVLYMDYQHEQTTILVVETAVRENFFIKLVQSILYIDKIVPFFINPGDDQRITQLMEHCGVNVAYFIEEELTIDKRVRPMREGTFLYYSLSDIEELLVNLVGMSMKKFLFEEKMQERLFISLKA, translated from the coding sequence ATGCTAAAAAAAGTGATATTATGTATTGATGAAGTAGAAGCCGGTGATATTTTAGCAGAAGATATTTTTTCCGAGTATCGCCTATTAGCTAAAAAAGATTTAGTGCTAACTGAAAGAATTATTGCATTACTTAAACTTAGAAAAGTAGAAGAATTGTCAGTTTACCTATCATCAGATTCAGTAAGAATTGTTCATGATTTAAGTATACAACGTGCAATGGAGTACGAAGATATTTTTGCACCACTCTTGGAGAAAAATGAGGAAATAGATGAATATCAAGTAGCGGTCAGTAATCTATTTATGTCAACGTTAGAAAATGTTGTACATGAATTACGTTATGGTCAAATATTAAAAAGTATACAGGATACGGCATATGTCAGAGGCATATTTGAACGGATTTTAGCAGAAAAGCATCGCTACGATTTGCTTATGCGTTTAAAGGAGTGGGATGAATACTCATTTGTCCATTCATTTGATGTTTTTGTTCTTGGAACGATTTTTGCCCGACAATTAGGCTTAACAGACATTGAGATGCTTGCACGAGGTTATTTATTTCACGATATCGGCAAAGTTTTTATTCCACAAGAAATCTTAAGTGTAAAAAGAAAGCTGTCCGAAGATGAATTTGATATAGTCAAAACACATACGACGAAAGGCTATGAGCTTCTTATAGAAAATGGTGAAGCAGATATTGCCTACTTGGCACGCGATCACCACGAACGCTTTGCTGGAAAAGGGTACCCTAACCAACTGTGTGCAGATGAGATGAGTGAAGGTGTTCAGTTATTACAAATTATTGATGTCTATTCAGCAATGACCTCAAAGCGTGTATACCATTCTGGATATGGTGCAACAGATGCTTTAGCTGTTCTATATCGTGATCGGCATTTATATAATGAGAAGTTTATGAACAAATTTGTAGAATGTCTTGGTATCTATCCAGTAAACTCGGTTGTGTTACTATCTGATAATCGAAGTGCACAAGTAGAGCTTGTCTATGATATGTTCCCAACATTACCGAAAGTAAAGTTACTAGATGAACAAACGTCTATGAACTTACCGCTGAATTATAGTGTCAAGATTGTTAAAATGATTGATTATCGTGCCAATAGTTTTGAGGAGATTTTTAATTTATTTATCGAGCAATTGATACGTAATGATGAAGTTTCTTTAAGGGTACATTTCAGTAAATTGATTGACCATTTACATCCGAAAGAAATTGTTTTAAAAATTTTTCTACCAGCTTTTCGTATTCTTCGACTACTAACGAGAGAAATACAAACTGATATGAAGAAATATAAAAATTCTATACTCATATTAAATAAATTGTTGGAAGAACAATTAAATGTTTTGTACATGGATTATCAGCATGAGCAAACAACTATTTTAGTTGTCGAAACGGCTGTTCGAGAAAATTTTTTCATCAAGCTTGTTCAGAGTATTTTGTATATTGACAAAATTGTACCGTTCTTTATTAATCCGGGAGATGATCAGCGCATTACGCAACTAATGGAGCATTGTGGAGTCAATGTTGCCTATTTTATTGAGGAAGAATTGACGATAGACAAACGAGTGCGTCCTATGCGCGAAGGGACATTTCTCTATTACTCTCTAAGTGATATTGAGGAACTATTAGTAAACTTAGTAGGGATGAGTATGAAAAAGTTTCTATTTGAAGAAAAAATGCAAGAGCGATTATTTATATCGTTAAAAGCATAA
- a CDS encoding diacylglycerol kinase family protein: MNLRKYLRSFGYAFEGIITACKEQNFRSHLLCACIVIIAGYFTGLSRVEWLIVLLLIALMFALEMINTAIERVVDLASTDIHPLAKQAKDIAAGAVLVFAVFSAIIGLLIFIPKWF, translated from the coding sequence ATGAACTTACGCAAATATTTACGTTCATTTGGATATGCTTTTGAAGGAATAATCACAGCATGTAAAGAGCAAAATTTTCGATCCCATTTGCTTTGTGCGTGCATTGTTATCATTGCTGGTTATTTCACAGGTTTATCACGAGTTGAATGGTTGATTGTGCTATTATTAATAGCACTGATGTTTGCGCTTGAAATGATTAATACCGCGATTGAGCGAGTTGTAGACCTAGCATCAACAGATATTCACCCACTCGCTAAGCAAGCTAAGGATATTGCAGCGGGTGCGGTGCTTGTATTTGCGGTATTCAGTGCTATAATCGGGTTACTTATCTTTATACCGAAATGGTTTTAG